The Streptomyces sp. TG1A-8 genome has a window encoding:
- a CDS encoding recombinase family protein — translation MTDPQQPSSNDRSDADDVEQHACPKCDAQPGSPCRSRGGAVASAYHTRRFTKVLRLKKALRVPTPADRGPGRPWRPSSPPPAPVDPDLPSADIRIGYARCSTLGQELNSQLDALSKHGIPRDKIFAEKISARVRVRPKFEEALRTAREVKAHAPHCRVIFTVYEMKRLGRDAAELTVLADHLTAHGLVLEMLAGPLPGIYDPTGPGKLLFAFFAAMAETERENIRESTLEGLDTAARKGKHGGRPPVITEDMLHTVLRRRAGGESVEQIQLDLIIPTGKRKGQNPSVASIYRALAEHAKRETYPEAVEQAHADFAALQAWELPGPRTAAAEPAQ, via the coding sequence ATGACGGACCCTCAGCAGCCCTCCTCGAATGACCGCTCGGACGCGGACGATGTCGAACAGCACGCCTGTCCGAAGTGCGACGCTCAGCCCGGCTCACCGTGCCGCTCGCGCGGCGGCGCGGTCGCCTCCGCTTATCACACCCGCCGCTTCACGAAGGTGCTCCGGCTCAAGAAGGCGCTGCGGGTGCCGACCCCGGCGGACCGCGGGCCGGGTCGGCCGTGGCGGCCGTCTAGCCCGCCGCCAGCGCCGGTCGACCCGGACCTACCGAGCGCGGACATCCGCATCGGGTACGCGCGGTGTTCGACCCTCGGGCAGGAACTCAACTCGCAGTTGGACGCGCTCAGCAAGCACGGCATCCCCCGCGACAAGATCTTCGCCGAGAAGATCAGCGCCCGGGTGCGGGTCCGCCCGAAGTTCGAGGAGGCGCTTCGGACCGCGCGGGAGGTCAAGGCGCACGCCCCGCACTGCCGGGTCATCTTCACCGTGTACGAGATGAAGCGGCTCGGCCGCGACGCCGCCGAGCTCACCGTACTCGCCGACCACCTCACCGCCCACGGCCTGGTGCTGGAGATGCTCGCCGGGCCCCTGCCCGGCATCTACGACCCCACCGGGCCGGGCAAGCTGCTGTTCGCGTTCTTCGCGGCGATGGCGGAGACCGAGCGGGAGAACATCCGGGAGTCGACGCTGGAAGGGCTCGACACCGCGGCCCGCAAGGGCAAGCACGGCGGCCGGCCGCCGGTCATCACCGAGGACATGCTGCACACCGTGCTGCGGCGCCGGGCGGGCGGCGAGTCCGTCGAGCAGATCCAGCTCGACCTGATCATCCCCACCGGCAAGCGCAAGGGACAGAACCCCTCGGTCGCGAGCATCTACCGGGCGCTCGCCGAGCACGCCAAGCGCGAGACATACCCCGAAGCCGTCGAACAAGCCCATGCCGACTTCGCCGCCCTCCAGGCCTGGGAACTCCCCGGCCCGCGCACGGCGGCAGCGGAACCCGCTCAGTGA
- a CDS encoding AIPR family protein, giving the protein MARASGSGALAARHISAMLARKFGDLINMDDVEAVGHPQRDRAFQARALAAMAARMLTGCTFQQAAASVIDGFDDLGIDAVATSSATGELWLIQAKWSDSAAARADSESATKLLRGFRILEGRGFERFNQQLQPHVAAIEEVLASPNAGVHLVLAVMGTAESSHRLLAAINSELAEINRFGPIADLRVLSAADFHAAALSDLEDPAVELTATFSRGWFHQSLPHSAYHGVVSAQEVARWYQEQGAALFARNMRHPLGDTAVNLGLDSTLRKQPEYFSYFNNGITVLCDSVRTEFFDQRQHGAPARLVLSGASIVNGAQTTAAVYRAFREDPATVKDATVMVRIICLDDAPEGLARELTRAVNTQNEALRRDFIALDPVQTQIRDDFRLSLGKEYVVKRGALLPGPEEGCSVEEAATALACSYADSALAVLAGRGDALWEDGPHAPYTRLFGTQPSALQIWRSVQLLRTVQESLGALHSRLVGRGARIADAGRLLIAHIVFQHADLSDIDVPDADWATALSQARAVVPDVVSSLVAHIECEFGDRTLVAPLFHDAAAAARLVTDVLADLADPAWRPPALEPRDVLVGRSERKPNSVRLLVSHDRLPDGTLLMYSPTSREEQSIGDWLNADPDRFMAVWSNDVKRPLQWRADGRQYSPSGLIMHMWRESGWNEAPVAVNGAARWTLPSGQTLAELAEEIWQRESNGTAAGGTQEAARQDGASGV; this is encoded by the coding sequence ATGGCGCGAGCGAGCGGCAGCGGGGCGTTGGCGGCCCGCCATATCAGTGCAATGCTTGCCCGTAAATTCGGCGATCTCATCAATATGGACGATGTGGAGGCCGTCGGTCATCCGCAGCGCGATCGTGCATTTCAGGCGCGGGCGTTGGCTGCTATGGCGGCCCGGATGCTGACGGGGTGCACCTTCCAGCAAGCCGCCGCATCCGTGATTGACGGGTTCGACGACCTCGGCATCGACGCAGTGGCGACTTCCAGTGCCACGGGTGAGCTGTGGCTGATCCAGGCCAAGTGGAGCGACAGCGCTGCGGCACGAGCTGACAGCGAGTCGGCTACCAAACTCCTGCGCGGGTTTCGGATCCTCGAAGGGCGCGGCTTCGAGCGTTTCAACCAGCAACTCCAGCCACATGTAGCGGCGATTGAAGAGGTCCTCGCCTCGCCGAATGCCGGGGTCCATCTGGTCCTGGCCGTCATGGGGACAGCGGAATCCAGCCACCGGCTCCTCGCCGCGATCAATTCGGAGCTGGCTGAGATCAACCGCTTCGGTCCGATAGCGGACCTGCGGGTGCTCTCCGCAGCGGACTTCCACGCCGCAGCTCTGAGTGATCTGGAGGACCCCGCTGTCGAACTCACGGCCACGTTCTCGCGAGGTTGGTTCCACCAATCTCTCCCGCACTCGGCGTACCACGGGGTGGTCTCTGCTCAGGAGGTCGCGCGCTGGTACCAGGAACAGGGCGCCGCTCTCTTTGCTCGGAACATGCGCCACCCGCTGGGCGACACCGCTGTGAATCTTGGCCTGGACTCTACTCTCCGGAAACAGCCGGAATACTTCTCGTACTTCAACAATGGAATCACCGTCTTGTGTGACTCTGTGCGCACTGAGTTCTTCGATCAACGGCAACACGGCGCCCCGGCCCGTCTGGTTCTAAGCGGTGCTTCCATCGTCAACGGCGCGCAGACGACAGCCGCCGTGTACAGGGCCTTTCGCGAAGATCCTGCGACCGTGAAGGATGCCACGGTCATGGTGCGGATCATTTGCCTTGATGATGCGCCTGAGGGCCTGGCCCGTGAGCTGACACGGGCGGTGAACACGCAGAACGAGGCGCTACGCCGCGACTTCATTGCCCTCGACCCGGTTCAGACGCAGATCCGCGATGACTTCAGACTGTCGCTCGGCAAGGAATATGTCGTGAAGCGCGGGGCGTTGCTTCCCGGGCCGGAGGAGGGCTGTTCGGTCGAGGAGGCTGCTACGGCCCTGGCCTGCTCCTACGCCGATTCGGCATTGGCGGTGCTCGCCGGTCGCGGGGATGCCCTTTGGGAGGATGGCCCGCACGCTCCCTACACGAGGCTGTTTGGCACCCAGCCCTCGGCGCTGCAGATTTGGCGCTCTGTCCAACTGCTACGCACCGTGCAGGAATCCCTCGGCGCACTGCATTCCCGTCTCGTCGGCCGTGGCGCGAGAATCGCTGATGCCGGGCGGCTGCTTATCGCGCACATTGTGTTTCAGCACGCAGACCTCAGCGACATCGACGTCCCTGATGCGGACTGGGCTACGGCACTGTCGCAGGCCCGAGCCGTCGTGCCTGATGTCGTCTCGAGCCTCGTTGCCCACATTGAATGCGAATTCGGTGACCGGACCCTGGTGGCCCCGCTCTTTCACGACGCAGCCGCGGCTGCCCGCTTGGTCACAGATGTTCTGGCTGACCTGGCCGACCCGGCCTGGAGGCCGCCGGCACTGGAACCGCGAGATGTCCTCGTGGGGCGAAGCGAACGGAAACCCAATTCGGTCCGCCTTCTGGTCAGCCATGACCGGCTGCCGGACGGAACTCTCTTGATGTACTCCCCTACCTCACGGGAAGAGCAGAGCATTGGTGATTGGCTGAACGCCGACCCAGACCGGTTCATGGCTGTTTGGTCTAATGATGTCAAGAGGCCGTTGCAGTGGCGTGCTGATGGGCGGCAGTACTCCCCGTCCGGATTGATCATGCACATGTGGCGCGAGAGTGGGTGGAACGAGGCACCCGTGGCCGTGAACGGAGCAGCCCGCTGGACGCTGCCTAGCGGCCAGACGCTGGCGGAGCTGGCTGAGGAAATCTGGCAGCGGGAGTCCAACGGCACGGCTGCGGGTGGTACTCAGGAGGCGGCGCGGCAGGACGGCGCCTCTGGTGTATGA
- a CDS encoding Tn3 family transposase: MPVEYLSAEQEARYGRFAMELSPGELEQFFRLDTRALGLARVKRRPATRLGWAVQWGTVRMLGTFLTEDPTAVPASVVRFVAEQLGIDDAHFAEYGTRSQTAYEHAWEIRDEYGYRDFAAGEEELREFLAARVWSSLEGPRALFDRAVVWLVNNRVLLPGVTTLARMVAAVRQEENDRLHAALYEAVPYDLRTEMARLLEVPEKKRVSELERLRLGPMKVSGKAMQLALDRAREVRGLGAGAVDAGRVPAARMTGLARYGLTSKEPTLKRLEVTRQTATLLATVRHLETATVDDALDLLHALMATRLLAKAERMGNDAKLRALPQLRKAAKKVAAAVDVLMTTPPATDTGELVSVVDAWSAIEQVVPREQLADALATIAAVVPDTDGDDDAEWRAELIVRYGTVRGFIRLLVEVIDFGAVEAGAPVVKALKQLPGLIGRKKVGAEEVSTELVTGSWRRLVFANPNLPQGVVDKAAYSFCVLEHLHRSLRRRDVFAKDGDRWGNPRAKLLAGEKWAAAEPKVLTALGLESEPAGHLAELASALHAAYVQIATGLPGNTALEVVGGKLKLAKLGKAEEPKLMPPFRQLVNGMLPKVDFPELLLEVAELTGMADAFTHISGADSSMEGFTTSLCAVLLSEACNVGMTPVMKPDVPALTRGRLVQVDQGYFRAENISAANGLFIEAQVKIDVVRAWGGGLVASADGVRFTVPVQTLYAGSNPRYFGLRHKGATWLNVVNDQVMGLGGVVVPGTLRDSLFILDAIHARDGGPKPETVITDTASYSDIVFGLFAICGYQFSPRIADISDARLWRTNTAADYGPLQPASNHIIRLDRIRAHWGDMLRVAGSLTLGEVRGHDLIRMLSRDGKPTGLGDAFAHYGRIFKTLHLLQFVSDEGYRRMIGAQLNVTEARHRLVRKIFFGQRGELRQHYREGMEDQLGALGLALNAVVLFNSLYIDAAVKQLAADGFPVTDDLLARLSPLQFDHINFLGRYAFTRPSAPGLRPLRDPHSGDETGDSEDE; this comes from the coding sequence ATGCCTGTTGAGTACCTGTCTGCCGAGCAAGAAGCCCGCTATGGGCGGTTCGCCATGGAGCTGTCGCCCGGCGAGCTGGAACAGTTCTTCCGCCTGGACACCAGGGCCCTGGGTCTGGCGCGGGTGAAGCGCCGTCCGGCGACGCGGTTGGGATGGGCGGTGCAGTGGGGCACGGTGCGGATGCTCGGTACCTTCCTGACTGAGGATCCCACAGCGGTCCCGGCCTCTGTGGTGCGGTTCGTCGCCGAGCAGCTCGGTATCGATGACGCGCACTTCGCCGAGTACGGGACGCGCTCGCAGACGGCGTACGAGCACGCGTGGGAGATCCGCGACGAGTACGGGTATCGGGACTTCGCTGCGGGCGAGGAGGAGCTGCGGGAGTTCCTGGCGGCGCGGGTGTGGTCGTCGCTGGAGGGGCCGCGCGCGTTGTTCGACCGGGCGGTGGTGTGGTTGGTCAACAACCGGGTGCTGCTGCCCGGGGTTACGACGCTGGCCCGGATGGTGGCTGCGGTCCGCCAGGAGGAGAACGACCGGCTGCACGCCGCGCTGTACGAGGCGGTGCCGTACGACCTGCGCACCGAGATGGCCAGGTTGCTCGAAGTGCCCGAGAAGAAGCGGGTGTCGGAGCTGGAGCGGTTGCGGCTGGGGCCGATGAAGGTGTCGGGCAAGGCCATGCAGCTGGCCCTGGACCGAGCCCGTGAGGTGCGGGGCTTGGGGGCCGGCGCAGTCGACGCCGGGCGGGTACCGGCCGCTCGGATGACCGGGCTGGCCCGCTACGGGCTGACCTCGAAGGAGCCGACGCTCAAACGCTTGGAGGTCACCCGGCAGACCGCCACTCTGCTGGCGACCGTGCGGCACTTGGAGACCGCGACGGTCGACGACGCGCTCGACCTGCTGCACGCGCTGATGGCCACCAGACTGCTCGCGAAGGCCGAGCGCATGGGAAACGACGCCAAGCTCAGGGCCCTTCCTCAGTTGCGCAAGGCCGCGAAGAAGGTCGCCGCGGCTGTCGACGTGCTGATGACGACACCGCCCGCGACCGACACCGGCGAACTCGTCTCCGTCGTCGATGCGTGGTCGGCGATCGAGCAGGTCGTGCCACGCGAGCAGCTGGCCGACGCGCTCGCCACGATCGCCGCGGTGGTCCCGGACACCGACGGGGACGACGACGCGGAGTGGCGGGCTGAGCTGATTGTCCGCTACGGCACCGTGCGCGGCTTCATCCGCCTCCTGGTCGAGGTCATTGATTTCGGCGCGGTTGAGGCCGGCGCCCCGGTCGTGAAGGCCCTCAAGCAGCTGCCGGGCCTGATCGGCCGCAAGAAGGTGGGCGCTGAGGAGGTCTCCACGGAGCTGGTGACGGGCTCGTGGCGGCGGCTGGTGTTCGCCAATCCCAATCTGCCGCAAGGCGTGGTCGACAAGGCCGCGTACTCGTTCTGTGTCCTGGAGCACCTGCACCGCTCCCTGCGCCGGCGGGACGTGTTCGCCAAGGACGGCGACCGCTGGGGCAACCCCCGCGCCAAGCTGCTGGCCGGGGAGAAGTGGGCGGCCGCCGAGCCCAAGGTGCTTACCGCGCTCGGACTGGAGAGCGAACCGGCCGGACACCTCGCGGAACTCGCCTCCGCCCTGCATGCCGCGTACGTCCAGATCGCCACCGGGCTGCCGGGCAACACCGCGCTGGAAGTCGTTGGCGGGAAGCTGAAGCTGGCCAAGCTCGGCAAGGCCGAGGAGCCCAAGCTCATGCCGCCGTTCCGGCAGCTGGTCAACGGCATGCTGCCGAAGGTCGACTTCCCCGAGCTGCTGCTGGAGGTTGCCGAGCTGACTGGGATGGCGGACGCGTTCACGCACATCTCCGGTGCCGACTCCAGCATGGAAGGCTTCACCACCAGCCTGTGCGCGGTGCTGCTGAGCGAGGCGTGCAACGTCGGGATGACACCGGTCATGAAGCCGGACGTCCCGGCGCTCACACGAGGCCGCCTGGTCCAGGTCGACCAGGGCTACTTCCGGGCGGAGAACATCTCGGCGGCCAACGGCTTGTTCATCGAGGCACAGGTAAAAATTGACGTCGTGAGGGCGTGGGGCGGCGGCCTGGTCGCCTCCGCCGACGGCGTCCGGTTCACCGTCCCCGTGCAGACGCTCTACGCGGGCTCGAATCCCCGCTACTTCGGCCTGCGGCACAAGGGCGCCACCTGGCTGAACGTAGTCAACGACCAGGTGATGGGGCTGGGCGGAGTGGTCGTGCCGGGCACGCTGCGCGACTCGCTGTTCATCCTGGACGCCATCCACGCCCGCGACGGCGGACCGAAGCCGGAGACCGTCATCACCGACACCGCGTCGTACTCCGACATCGTCTTCGGCCTGTTCGCGATCTGCGGCTACCAGTTCTCGCCGAGAATCGCCGACATCTCCGACGCCCGGCTATGGCGGACCAACACCGCCGCCGACTACGGGCCGCTCCAGCCAGCCTCGAACCACATCATCCGCCTGGACCGGATCCGCGCCCACTGGGGCGATATGCTTCGTGTGGCGGGCTCTCTGACCCTGGGCGAGGTCCGGGGCCACGACCTGATCCGCATGCTCTCCCGGGACGGCAAGCCGACTGGCCTGGGCGACGCGTTCGCCCATTACGGACGGATCTTCAAGACCCTGCACCTGCTCCAGTTCGTCTCCGACGAGGGATACCGGCGGATGATCGGCGCCCAGCTCAACGTCACCGAGGCCCGCCACCGCCTCGTCCGCAAGATTTTCTTCGGACAGCGCGGCGAACTGCGCCAGCACTACCGCGAAGGCATGGAGGACCAGCTCGGCGCACTCGGCCTGGCCCTGAACGCGGTGGTGCTGTTCAACAGCCTCTACATCGACGCCGCCGTCAAGCAGCTGGCCGCCGACGGCTTCCCCGTCACCGATGACCTGCTCGCCCGGCTCTCCCCGCTCCAGTTCGACCACATCAACTTCCTGGGCCGTTACGCCTTCACCCGACCGTCAGCACCAGGCCTGCGGCCGCTACGCGACCCGCACAGCGGCGACGAGACCGGAGACAGCGAGGACGAGTAG
- a CDS encoding Tn3 family transposase gives MPLIGMLKEAVLRTGCLDAVTSVSGGGSLSAEVLAERLLLVIYAYGTNTGIKAVASGGHGHTEDELRYVRRRYLTPETARQIAIEIANATFAARSTELWGQGSTAVASDSTHVRAYDQNLFTEWHSRYGGRGVLIYWHVEKKSLAIHSQLINCTASEAAAMVEGAMRHGTTMDVEANYTDSHGQSEIGFGITRLLNFDLLPRIKRINKVKLYRPLAGEPDAYPELTPALTRPIRWELIGQQYDQMIKYATAIRTRTASTEAILRRFTRNASHPTYYSSSGSCPELVVVVVLVWRG, from the coding sequence GTGCCGCTCATCGGCATGCTCAAGGAGGCCGTCCTGCGCACGGGCTGCCTGGACGCGGTCACCTCGGTCTCCGGCGGCGGCTCTCTCTCGGCGGAGGTGCTGGCCGAGCGCCTGCTGTTGGTGATCTACGCCTACGGAACCAACACCGGGATCAAGGCCGTCGCCTCCGGCGGCCACGGCCATACCGAGGACGAACTGCGCTACGTGCGCCGCCGGTACCTGACCCCGGAGACGGCCCGGCAGATTGCCATCGAGATCGCGAACGCCACCTTCGCCGCCCGCAGCACCGAGTTGTGGGGGCAGGGCTCGACCGCGGTGGCCTCCGACTCCACGCACGTGCGGGCCTACGACCAGAACCTGTTCACCGAGTGGCACTCGCGCTACGGCGGTCGTGGGGTGCTCATCTACTGGCACGTGGAGAAGAAGTCCCTGGCCATCCACTCCCAGCTGATCAACTGCACCGCCTCCGAGGCCGCCGCGATGGTCGAGGGCGCGATGCGGCACGGCACCACCATGGACGTCGAGGCCAACTACACGGATTCGCATGGCCAGTCGGAAATCGGGTTCGGCATCACGAGGCTGCTGAACTTCGATCTGCTGCCGCGCATCAAGCGGATCAACAAGGTGAAGCTGTATCGGCCACTGGCCGGTGAGCCGGACGCCTACCCGGAGCTCACGCCGGCGCTGACCCGCCCGATCCGCTGGGAGCTGATCGGCCAGCAGTACGACCAGATGATCAAGTACGCCACCGCGATCCGCACGCGGACCGCGTCCACCGAGGCGATCCTGCGCCGCTTCACCCGCAACGCCTCCCACCCCACCTACTACTCCAGCAGCGGTTCGTGTCCTGAGCTGGTGGTTGTCGTTGTCCTGGTATGGAGGGGATGA
- a CDS encoding peptidoglycan bridge formation glycyltransferase FemA/FemB family protein has protein sequence MTYDLKVITREEHLAFVMAQPSVSHTQVPSWGEVKPDWRAESLGWFDEEDRLVGAGLVLLRPLPKTKRYLAYLPEGPVIEWAAPDIEQWLKPMLAHLKEQGAFSVKMGPPVVARRWSAEAVKAAIADPQARRLRDAEATAHEPRAFDLADRLRRMGWQQTEPGGEDGFAAGQPQYAFQVPFAGRSLEEIRRGLNQQWRRNIKKAEKAGVKVVQGRYEDLTVFHAIYTETAERDRFIPRPLGYFQRMWNALRAEHPDRMRLYLASHEGEVLAAATMITVGEHVWYSYGASTSRKREVQPNNAIQWQMMCDAHELGAGVYDFRGITDTLEESNHLLGLLRFKVGSGGEAIEYLGEWDYPLNKVLHKALDLYMSRR, from the coding sequence ATGACGTATGACCTCAAGGTGATCACCCGTGAAGAGCATCTGGCCTTCGTCATGGCCCAGCCTTCGGTAAGTCACACGCAGGTGCCCTCTTGGGGGGAGGTGAAGCCGGACTGGCGGGCCGAGAGTCTGGGCTGGTTCGACGAGGAGGACCGCCTCGTGGGGGCCGGGCTGGTGCTGTTGCGGCCGCTGCCGAAGACGAAGCGGTACCTCGCCTACTTGCCTGAGGGACCGGTGATCGAGTGGGCAGCGCCGGACATCGAGCAGTGGCTGAAGCCTATGCTCGCCCACTTGAAGGAGCAGGGCGCCTTCTCGGTGAAGATGGGGCCGCCTGTCGTGGCTCGCCGGTGGAGTGCTGAGGCGGTCAAGGCCGCGATCGCGGACCCGCAAGCCCGGCGGCTGCGGGACGCGGAGGCCACCGCGCATGAGCCGCGTGCTTTCGACCTTGCCGACCGGCTGCGCCGGATGGGCTGGCAGCAGACCGAGCCCGGCGGCGAGGACGGCTTCGCCGCGGGCCAGCCCCAGTATGCGTTTCAGGTCCCCTTTGCAGGCCGGTCCCTAGAGGAGATCAGGCGGGGCCTCAACCAGCAGTGGCGTCGCAACATCAAGAAGGCGGAGAAGGCCGGTGTCAAGGTTGTCCAGGGTAGATACGAGGACCTGACCGTCTTCCACGCGATCTACACCGAGACTGCCGAGCGCGACCGATTCATCCCTCGTCCGCTGGGCTACTTCCAGCGGATGTGGAACGCGCTGAGGGCCGAGCACCCCGACCGCATGCGTCTCTACCTCGCCTCCCACGAGGGCGAGGTGCTCGCGGCCGCCACGATGATCACTGTTGGCGAGCACGTCTGGTACTCCTACGGCGCCTCCACCAGCCGTAAGCGCGAGGTTCAGCCGAACAACGCCATCCAGTGGCAGATGATGTGCGACGCGCATGAACTCGGTGCCGGCGTCTACGACTTCCGCGGTATCACGGACACCCTGGAGGAGAGCAACCACCTGCTGGGACTGCTCCGCTTCAAGGTGGGCAGCGGAGGCGAGGCGATCGAGTACCTCGGCGAGTGGGACTACCCGCTCAACAAGGTCCTGCACAAGGCCCTGGATCTCTACATGTCACGTCGTTAG
- a CDS encoding protein kinase produces MVLRRRRGRTAPLVYERRTIGKRYELRSTLGRGGMGLVLLARDSTLERDVAVKLIRQDLLEDRSDAEQMVARFQREAQIGARFSCSGLARVYDAGFDETTGDAYIVMELVQGTSLTKVMKFSRRPSDQWIACLMTHLCVTVEHLHQFSIIHRDIKPDNITLGVDGKVILLDLGLARDLGPNAPRITRGNQPLGTPAYMSPEQALGTPGSVRTDVYGLGVLLHELIAGITPFVGEPVYLLYAHVHEDPPSLRELRPDVDPRLCSLASAMLTKHADGRPSVEEVLKQLAEVLPPAGFAHLEDPGFPPLIEPVRSLPPGLRVDAFSASPPRGGHETGGANGGVGERVRRADALYDAGRVLEAFAQYESVAQELGRTIDQPALHCRIRAAQCLAARGEQEAALERFQDVRDDLQPTRGDTDHVVLEIRQHVALLLLAVERLDEAARALAQLYDDMVRVYGRDAEATAPVHKALVALRQRLRNHRSS; encoded by the coding sequence GTGGTACTCAGGAGGCGGCGCGGCAGGACGGCGCCTCTGGTGTATGAGCGACGGACTATCGGCAAACGGTACGAGCTGCGCTCTACGCTCGGCCGCGGGGGGATGGGGCTGGTCCTCCTCGCACGAGACAGCACGTTGGAACGCGATGTCGCCGTCAAGCTGATCCGTCAGGACCTGTTAGAAGACCGGTCCGATGCCGAGCAGATGGTGGCGCGTTTCCAGCGTGAAGCGCAGATTGGCGCACGGTTCTCGTGCTCCGGACTTGCCCGGGTGTACGACGCTGGCTTTGACGAGACCACCGGGGACGCGTACATCGTCATGGAACTGGTGCAAGGGACGAGCTTGACCAAGGTCATGAAGTTTTCACGTCGGCCGTCAGACCAGTGGATCGCCTGCCTGATGACGCATCTGTGTGTGACGGTCGAGCACCTTCACCAGTTCTCGATCATCCACCGCGATATCAAACCCGACAACATCACGCTGGGCGTCGACGGCAAGGTCATACTTCTCGACCTTGGGCTGGCCCGCGACCTAGGCCCCAACGCTCCCCGCATCACCAGGGGGAATCAGCCTCTAGGAACTCCGGCATACATGTCTCCCGAGCAGGCCCTGGGGACGCCTGGCAGCGTTCGCACCGACGTGTACGGACTCGGTGTGCTGCTTCATGAATTGATCGCTGGCATAACGCCCTTCGTCGGTGAGCCGGTGTATCTGCTGTATGCGCACGTACACGAGGACCCACCCTCGCTTCGCGAGCTCCGGCCGGACGTCGATCCGAGGCTGTGCAGCCTGGCGTCGGCGATGCTGACGAAACACGCTGATGGGCGGCCGAGTGTGGAGGAGGTGCTCAAGCAACTGGCCGAGGTCCTGCCACCCGCCGGCTTCGCCCACCTAGAGGACCCGGGCTTTCCGCCCTTGATTGAGCCGGTACGGTCCTTGCCTCCCGGCCTGCGTGTCGACGCGTTTTCGGCCTCTCCACCACGCGGGGGACACGAGACCGGCGGAGCCAACGGGGGAGTTGGCGAACGAGTCCGCAGAGCTGACGCCCTGTATGATGCAGGGCGGGTTCTTGAGGCCTTCGCGCAGTACGAGAGCGTGGCCCAGGAACTCGGCCGCACGATTGACCAGCCTGCGCTCCACTGCCGCATTCGCGCAGCCCAATGTCTGGCAGCGCGAGGAGAGCAGGAGGCGGCGCTGGAGCGGTTCCAGGACGTTCGGGACGACCTGCAGCCGACACGTGGCGACACCGATCACGTGGTGCTTGAGATACGCCAGCATGTGGCATTGCTGCTTCTGGCGGTTGAGCGCCTGGATGAGGCCGCACGTGCGTTGGCGCAGTTGTACGACGACATGGTGAGGGTCTACGGGCGCGATGCCGAGGCAACAGCTCCAGTCCACAAGGCCCTCGTTGCGCTTCGGCAGCGACTGCGCAATCACCGCTCCAGCTGA
- a CDS encoding helix-turn-helix transcriptional regulator, giving the protein MGLPQTGRRRTPGLRREELALLAGMSATWYTYLEQGRKIRVSEQVLNALAAALWLDRHERDHLLQLAGHAPAAEAEEREPLPAEAGAVPLLLQPNPAYIIGGNYDVLSHSQAAHELFPGLITEADRPANFARWVFLEPMARDILVDWEPEARGLLGRLRTLAARHSGDPRYTRLIEDLNEGSPEVRDWWPQYEVQARHSGRKRLRHPQRGAIDYAYTAFHLAEQPEQTLVIYTDSSEPPDGSAAVTSE; this is encoded by the coding sequence GTGGGCCTGCCCCAGACCGGCCGCCGCCGGACTCCGGGACTTCGCCGAGAGGAACTGGCGCTGCTGGCCGGGATGAGCGCCACCTGGTACACGTACCTGGAGCAGGGGCGAAAGATCCGCGTCTCCGAACAGGTGCTCAACGCCCTCGCCGCGGCGCTGTGGCTGGACCGCCACGAGCGCGATCATCTTCTCCAGCTTGCCGGTCACGCACCTGCGGCCGAAGCCGAGGAACGCGAGCCGCTCCCGGCCGAGGCGGGTGCCGTCCCCCTGTTGCTCCAGCCGAACCCGGCGTACATCATCGGCGGCAACTATGACGTCCTCAGCCACAGCCAGGCAGCCCACGAGTTGTTCCCGGGGCTCATCACTGAGGCGGACCGGCCCGCCAACTTCGCCCGCTGGGTGTTCCTCGAACCGATGGCCCGGGACATCCTGGTCGACTGGGAACCCGAAGCACGCGGCCTGCTCGGCCGACTTCGGACGCTAGCGGCACGCCACTCCGGCGACCCGCGGTACACCCGACTGATCGAGGACCTGAACGAGGGCAGCCCAGAGGTGCGGGACTGGTGGCCGCAGTACGAGGTGCAGGCCCGGCACAGCGGTCGCAAACGGCTACGACACCCGCAACGGGGAGCGATCGATTATGCATACACCGCTTTTCACCTGGCCGAACAGCCGGAACAGACACTGGTCATCTATACCGACAGCAGCGAACCGCCCGACGGGAGCGCAGCCGTGACCAGCGAATGA